In Halalkalicoccus sp. NIPERK01, the DNA window TCCACGTCGGTCTCGACCACCCCGAGACGCTCTCGGAGTCGGATCGCGAGCGGTTCGTCGAGGCCTACCGGGGCGAGACCGAGGAGATCAAACGCTTCCGTCTGAAGGCGCTCGCGGGCCTGCTCGTGATCTACTTCGGGTTCCTCTACCTGTATCTCCTCGTCGTCTAGTTCGATGGGTTTTCGGTCGGCTGTCCGCTAGTCGGGGTATGGAAGAGCAACCGGGTTTGAGCGACCGACACCGGAAGGCCAGTCCGTGGCCGCTGTTCATCGCGCTGGGGCTGGCGCTCGCGGAGGTGGGGGTCTTTCTCGACCTCATCGCGATCGCGGTCGGGGGGCTGTTGTTGCTCGTGGGCAGCCTCGGTGGGATCCTGAGCGAGGCGGGGTACGCGGAGACGCCGTGGCCCGTCGTCGGCGCGCTCGGGCTCGTGCTCGCGGTCGCCGGGATCGTGCTGACGGCGATC includes these proteins:
- a CDS encoding C2H2-type zinc finger protein, with product MAEATFERPGEAAHTCPRCGRPFARAEYVTLHVGLDHPETLSESDRERFVEAYRGETEEIKRFRLKALAGLLVIYFGFLYLYLLVV